A window from Citrus sinensis cultivar Valencia sweet orange chromosome 3, DVS_A1.0, whole genome shotgun sequence encodes these proteins:
- the LOC107176770 gene encoding RNA polymerase II C-terminal domain phosphatase-like 4, which translates to MVYRQKKLHLVLDLDHTLLHAVDIDILASKDREYLMKLASDGDLFKMAGELFLVKLRPYGELFLVKVRPYIRKFLKEASKMYDIYLCTTGIRSYAVMMAKLLDPKCEYHIRSRLITREDFKEKGKKSGDLVLGQEWGVVIVDDTEKVWKDHKEHLMLVGSYNYFKERRNKKNNILQKSFSERNTDENELNGALVNVLRVLKTVHGLFFKNPVCRDVRCFLGKIRRQILARCTLFFSRDVDDKEFEFPLLKWRAGELGAVCTDVYNLSVTQVVSVSSRPGTKGRRLAEKHNKFLVHPQWIYAAYYLWSRQAEKDYFPL; encoded by the coding sequence ATGGTGTATCGGCAGAAGAAACTCCACTTAGTGCTGGACTTAGATCATACCTTGCTGCATGCAGTAGACATCGATATTTTAGCTTCCAAAGATCGTGAATATTTGATGAAACTAGCATCAGACGGTGACCTGTTTAAGATGGCTGGTGAGTTATTTTTGGTCAAGTTACGGCCTTATGGTGAGTTGTTTTTGGTCAAGGTAAGGCCTTACATCCGAAAATTTCTCAAAGAAGCGAGCAAGATGTAtgacatttatttatgtacCACGGGGATTCGATCATACGCAGTGATGATGGCTAAATTGCTTGATCCTAAGTGTGAGTACCACATCAGGTCGAGATTGATAACACGCgaagattttaaagaaaagggaaagaagAGCGGTGATTTGGTTCTGGGACAAGAATGGGGTGTCGTCATCGTTGATGACACGGAGAAGGTTTGGAAGGATCATAAAGAGCATCTCATGTTGGTGGGgagttataattattttaaagagagaagaaataagaagaataatatTCTTCAGAAATCCTTTTCTGAGAGGAACACTGATGAGAACGAGTTGAATGGGGCACTTGTGAATGTTCTTCGAGTTCTGAAAACAGTTCACGGGTTGTTTTTTAAGAATCCGGTTTGCAGAGATGTTAGGTGTTTCTTGGGGAAAATTCGGAGGCAGATTCTTGCAAGATGCACATTGTTCTTTAGCAGGGATGTTGATGATAAGGAATTTGAATTTCCATTACTCAAATGGAGGGCTGGTGAGTTGGGTGCTGTATGCACGGATGTGTACAACTTGTCGGTGACACAAGTGGTCTCCGTCTCATCAAGGCCAGGAACAAAAGGTCGTCGGTTGGCGGAGAaacacaacaagtttttggtgcATCCACAATGGATTTATGCTGCTTATTATCTGTGGAGCAGACAAGCTGAGAAGGATTATTTTCCACTGTag
- the LOC102627914 gene encoding germin-like protein 1-1 translates to MYSSSASLFGLLCCLIVLLILPFPSHASDPDPLQDVCIADLNAPISINGFPCKPDSEVTSDDFFTDFSKNPTTFDVFKRAVTLGDVSGFPAVNTQGVSLFRIDLDVGGINPPHTHPRGTEAGIVTRGKVLVGLVTTNNTFFSKVLTPGMVFLIPRALIHFQLNVGKGPATFIPIFNTQNPGVSDSLTTLFDTTPPIPNELLTKSLRVSDDVINGIRKARASN, encoded by the coding sequence ATGTATTCTTCATCAGCGTCACTCTTTGGGCTGCTATGCTGCCTGATAGTGTTATTGATTCTCCCTTTCCCTTCCCATGCAAGTGACCCTGATCCTTTACAAGACGTCTGTATTGCGGATTTGAATGCCCCCATCTCTATCAATGGTTTCCCCTGCAAACCTGATTCAGAAGTAACTTCTGATGATTTCTTCACggatttttccaaaaatccgACCACATTTGATGTCTTTAAGCGTGCAGTTACACTTGGTGATGTTTCCGGCTTTCCAGCGGTCAATACTCAAGGAGTTTCACTCTTCCGAATTGACCTGGATGTAGGTGGAATAAACCCACCTCATACACATCCTCGTGGAACTGAGGCTGGCATTGTTACTCGAGGAAAGGTGCTTGTTGGGTTAGTAACAACTAATAATACCTTTTTCTCAAAGGTTTTGACTCCCGGGATGGTGTTCTTAATTCCCAGAGCACTGATTCACTTCCAGCTAAATGTTGGAAAGGGGCCGGCCACCTTTATACCTATTTTCAATACTCAAAATCCTGGCGTTTCGGACTCACTCACTACTCTTTTTGATACAACACCCCCAATTCCCAATGAATTGCTGACCAAATCTCTTCGAGTAAGTGATGATGTGATAAATGGCATCAGAAAAGCCCGGGCATCAAACTAG
- the LOC107176771 gene encoding germin-like protein 1-1 isoform X2: protein MYSSSSVSLFGLLCGLVVLLILPFSSRASDPDPLQDVCIADLNAPISINGFPCKPDSEVTSDDFFTDFSKNPTTFDVFKRAVTLGDVSGFPAVNTQGVSLFRIDLDVGGINPPHTHPRGTEAGIVTRGKVLVGLVTTNNTFFSKVLTPGMVFLIPRALIHFQLNVGKGPATFIPIFNTQNPGVSDSLTTLFDTTPPIPNKVLTKSFRVSNDVINVIRAARASN, encoded by the exons ATGTATTCTTCTTCATCAGTGTCACTCTTTGGGCTGCTATGCGGCTTGGTAGTGTTACTGATTCTCCCTTTCTCTTCCCGTGCAAGTGACCCTGATCCTTTACAAGACGTCTGTATTGCGGATTTGAATGCCCCCATCTCTATCAATGGTTTCCCCTGCAAACCTGATTCAGAAGTAACTTCTGATGATTTCTTCAcagatttttctaaaaatccGACCACTTTTGATGTCTTTAAGCGTGCAGTTACGCTTGGTGATGTTTCTGGCTTTCCAGCGGTCAATACTCAAGGAGTTTCACTCTTCCGAATTGACCTGGATGTCGGTGGAATAAACCCGCCTCATACACATCCTCGTGGAACTGAGGCTGGCATTGTTACTCGAGGAAAGGTGCTCGTAG GTTTAGTAACAACTAATAATACCTTTTTCTCAAAGGTTTTGACTCCCGGGATGGTGTTCCTAATTCCCAGAGCGCTGATTCACTTCCAGCTGAATGTTGGAAAGGGGCCGGCCACCTTTATACCTATTTTCAATACTCAAAATCCTGGCGTTTCGGACTCACTCACTACTCTTTTTGATACAACACCCCCAATTCCCAATAAAGTGTTGACCAAATCTTTCCGAGTCAGTAATGAT GTGATTAATGTGATCAGAGCAGCCCGggcatcaaattaa
- the LOC107176771 gene encoding germin-like protein subfamily T member 2 isoform X1, protein MISSSSTSLIGLLCCLIVLLILPFPSHASDPDPLQDICVADLNASGSINGFPCKPESEVTSDDFFTDFSKEAATFDVFKRGATLGDVFGFPVVNTQGVSLFRIDLGVGGINPPHTHPRGTEAGIVTRGKVLVGLVTTNNTFFSKVLTPGMVFLIPRALIHFQLNVGKGPATFIPIFNTQNPGVSDSLTTLFDTTPPIPNKVLTKSFRVSNDVINTIRAARASN, encoded by the exons AtgatttcttcttcatcaacgTCACTCATTGGGCTGCTATGCTGCTTGATAGTGTTATTGATTCTCCCTTTCCCTTCCCATGCAAGTGACCCTGATCCTTTACAAGACATCTGTGTTGCGGATTTGAATGCTTCCGGCTCTATTAATGGTTTCCCCTGCAAACCTGAGTCAGAAGTAACTTCTGATGATTTCTTCACGGATTTTTCCAAAGAAGCAGCCACTTTTGATGTCTTTAAACGTGGAGCTACACTCGGTGATGTTTTTGGCTTTCCAGTGGTCAATACTCAAGGAGTTTCACTCTTCCGAATTGACTTGGGTGTCGGTGGAATAAACCCGCCTCATACACACCCTCGTGGAACCGAGGCTGGTATTGTTACTCGAGGAAAGGTGCTCGTAG GTTTAGTAACAACTAATAATACCTTTTTCTCAAAGGTTTTGACTCCCGGGATGGTGTTCCTAATTCCCAGAGCGCTGATTCACTTCCAGCTGAATGTTGGAAAGGGGCCGGCCACCTTTATACCTATTTTCAATACTCAAAATCCTGGCGTTTCGGACTCACTCACTACTCTTTTTGATACAACACCCCCAATTCCCAATAAAGTGTTGACCAAATCTTTCCGAGTCAGTAATGATGTGATCAACACCATCAGAGCGGCCCGGGCATCAAACTAG